The following proteins come from a genomic window of Diorhabda carinulata isolate Delta chromosome X, icDioCari1.1, whole genome shotgun sequence:
- the LOC130901653 gene encoding 2-phosphoxylose phosphatase 1 isoform X2 — MRMILSSFRMPQSKAIHCYMLMSLWILLIIVGIYKFLETKKSPQEPENILSTSYTNLAIDAKTKRIFKICNFPEEIVTGDEGAIRESKWILKGLLILIRHGDRGPLQHIKKISSINCGTENSQLLSSYKAYLQNQSLSGKISWVGQGPFHGFPYLPIHPSQCHLGQLTMQGVSQLLNLGNLLKQKYQEVWSKVKSLKSREVVIYSTKYRRTFQSVLAFLFGLIPVETLEKLVMHESQSMSFCFKDCGCPVTEKLYKNVKKSISHQLHSHPAVAALAVSTGNSLFSINGEPVTANTDPHFVRDALLTFVCHRNGFPCDGPINCIRRQNVVGIFAYTDWVNYQKWRNVYWKRYCLLKSYGLVRHIVQQMLQMVSNSGPYLVVYSGHDHTLEQLSTALGLQNDPFLLRYAARIVFEVYQQNEGIDNTQGIYFRLLSNGKDITRQVSFCKNIVNVSTKVNLCKIEDIVRFLHDDYFISLNVTNFKDACMR; from the exons at GAGAATGATACTCAGCTCATTTCGAATGCCTCAAAGTAAGGCAATTCATTGCTACATGTTGATGAGTTTGTGGATATTATTGATTATAGTTggtatttacaaatttttggaaacaaaaaaaagtccaCAAGAACCTGAAAACATTTTATCTACATCTTATACAAATCTAGCAATTGATgctaaaacaaaaagaatatttaaaatatgcaACTTTCCCGAGGAGATTGTAACAGGAGATGAAg gTGCAATTCGTGAAAGTAAGTGGATTCTTAAGGGATTGCTGATTCTTATTAGACATGGAGATAGGGGGCCACTCCaacatataaagaaaatatcctCAATAAATTGTGGCACTGAAAATAGTCAACTATTAAGTTCTTATAAA GCTTATTTACAAAATCAATCTTTATCTGGGAAAATATCATGGGTAGGTCAGGGTCCATTTCACGGTTTCCCTTATTTACCAATCCATCCTTCGCAGTGTCATTTGGGTCAATTAACTATGCAAG GTGTTTCCCAGCTACTTAATTTAGGCAATTTGCTTAAACAGAAATACCAAGAGGTATGGTCTAAagtaaaatcattaaaatctaGAGAAGTTGTGATATATAGTACTAAATATCGTCGCACATTTCAATCAGTCTTGGCATTTTTATTTGGACTTATACCAGTAGAAACTTTAGAGAAATTGGTCATGCACGAAAGTCAGAGTATgagtttttgttttaaagaTTGTGGTTGCCCAGTAACCGAAAAATTATACAA GAACGTCAAAAAAAGTATATCTCATCAGCTGCATTCACATCCCGCTGTAGCTGCATTAGCGGTATCAACTGGAAATtctctattttcaataaatggtGAACCAGTGACTGCTAATACAGATCCACATTTTGTAAGAGATGCTTTATTGACATTTGTTTGCCACAGAAATGGGTTTCCTTGTGATGGTCCAATTAACTGCATAAg acGTCAGAATGTTGTGGGAATTTTCGCTTATACAGATTGGGTGAATTACCAAAAATGGAGGAATGTATATTGGAAACGTTATTGCTTACTAAAATCCTACGGATTAGTTAGACATATTGTTCAACAAATGTTACAAATGGTATCAAATAGTGGACCTTATCTAGTTGTATATTCTGGTCATGATCACACATTGGAGCAACTTAGTACAGCTTTAGGCTTGCAAAACGACCCCTTTCTCTTACGATATGCAGCTAGGATAGTATTTGAGGTTTATCAACAAAATGAAGGTATCGATAATACTCAAGGTATATATTTTAGGCTTTTGAGTAATGGCAAAGATATTACTAGGCAAgttagtttttgtaaaaatattgtaaatgttAGCACAAAAGTAAATCTCTGTAAAATAGAAGATATTGTTAGATTTTTACATGATgactattttatttctttaaatgtAACAAATTTTAAAGATGCTTGCATgcgataa
- the LOC130901653 gene encoding 2-phosphoxylose phosphatase 1 isoform X1, which translates to MRMILSSFRMPQSKAIHCYMLMSLWILLIIVGIYKFLETKKSPQEPENILSTSYTNLAIDAKTKRIFKICNFPEEIVTGDEGAIRESKWILKGLLILIRHGDRGPLQHIKKISSINCGTENSQLLSSYKAYLQNQSLSGKISWVGQGPFHGFPYLPIHPSQCHLGQLTMQGVSQLLNLGNLLKQKYQEVWSKVKSLKSREVVIYSTKYRRTFQSVLAFLFGLIPVETLEKLVMHESQSMSFCFKDCGCPVTEKLYKNVKKSISHQLHSHPAVAALAVSTGNSLFSINGEPVTANTDPHFVRDALLTFVCHRNGFPCDGPINCIRRQNVVGIFAYTDWVNYQKWRNVYWKRYCLLKSYGLVRHIVQQMLQMVSNSGPYLVVYSGHDHTLEQLSTALGLQNDPFLLRYAARIVFEVYQQNEGIDNTQGIYFRLLSNGKDITRQVSFCKNIVNVSTKVNLCKIEDIVRFLHDDYFISLNVTNFKDACMR; encoded by the exons AT GAGAATGATACTCAGCTCATTTCGAATGCCTCAAAGTAAGGCAATTCATTGCTACATGTTGATGAGTTTGTGGATATTATTGATTATAGTTggtatttacaaatttttggaaacaaaaaaaagtccaCAAGAACCTGAAAACATTTTATCTACATCTTATACAAATCTAGCAATTGATgctaaaacaaaaagaatatttaaaatatgcaACTTTCCCGAGGAGATTGTAACAGGAGATGAAg gTGCAATTCGTGAAAGTAAGTGGATTCTTAAGGGATTGCTGATTCTTATTAGACATGGAGATAGGGGGCCACTCCaacatataaagaaaatatcctCAATAAATTGTGGCACTGAAAATAGTCAACTATTAAGTTCTTATAAA GCTTATTTACAAAATCAATCTTTATCTGGGAAAATATCATGGGTAGGTCAGGGTCCATTTCACGGTTTCCCTTATTTACCAATCCATCCTTCGCAGTGTCATTTGGGTCAATTAACTATGCAAG GTGTTTCCCAGCTACTTAATTTAGGCAATTTGCTTAAACAGAAATACCAAGAGGTATGGTCTAAagtaaaatcattaaaatctaGAGAAGTTGTGATATATAGTACTAAATATCGTCGCACATTTCAATCAGTCTTGGCATTTTTATTTGGACTTATACCAGTAGAAACTTTAGAGAAATTGGTCATGCACGAAAGTCAGAGTATgagtttttgttttaaagaTTGTGGTTGCCCAGTAACCGAAAAATTATACAA GAACGTCAAAAAAAGTATATCTCATCAGCTGCATTCACATCCCGCTGTAGCTGCATTAGCGGTATCAACTGGAAATtctctattttcaataaatggtGAACCAGTGACTGCTAATACAGATCCACATTTTGTAAGAGATGCTTTATTGACATTTGTTTGCCACAGAAATGGGTTTCCTTGTGATGGTCCAATTAACTGCATAAg acGTCAGAATGTTGTGGGAATTTTCGCTTATACAGATTGGGTGAATTACCAAAAATGGAGGAATGTATATTGGAAACGTTATTGCTTACTAAAATCCTACGGATTAGTTAGACATATTGTTCAACAAATGTTACAAATGGTATCAAATAGTGGACCTTATCTAGTTGTATATTCTGGTCATGATCACACATTGGAGCAACTTAGTACAGCTTTAGGCTTGCAAAACGACCCCTTTCTCTTACGATATGCAGCTAGGATAGTATTTGAGGTTTATCAACAAAATGAAGGTATCGATAATACTCAAGGTATATATTTTAGGCTTTTGAGTAATGGCAAAGATATTACTAGGCAAgttagtttttgtaaaaatattgtaaatgttAGCACAAAAGTAAATCTCTGTAAAATAGAAGATATTGTTAGATTTTTACATGATgactattttatttctttaaatgtAACAAATTTTAAAGATGCTTGCATgcgataa
- the LOC130901653 gene encoding 2-phosphoxylose phosphatase 1 isoform X3, whose amino-acid sequence MILSSFRMPQSKAIHCYMLMSLWILLIIVGIYKFLETKKSPQEPENILSTSYTNLAIDAKTKRIFKICNFPEEIVTGDEGAIRESKWILKGLLILIRHGDRGPLQHIKKISSINCGTENSQLLSSYKAYLQNQSLSGKISWVGQGPFHGFPYLPIHPSQCHLGQLTMQGVSQLLNLGNLLKQKYQEVWSKVKSLKSREVVIYSTKYRRTFQSVLAFLFGLIPVETLEKLVMHESQSMSFCFKDCGCPVTEKLYKNVKKSISHQLHSHPAVAALAVSTGNSLFSINGEPVTANTDPHFVRDALLTFVCHRNGFPCDGPINCIRRQNVVGIFAYTDWVNYQKWRNVYWKRYCLLKSYGLVRHIVQQMLQMVSNSGPYLVVYSGHDHTLEQLSTALGLQNDPFLLRYAARIVFEVYQQNEGIDNTQGIYFRLLSNGKDITRQVSFCKNIVNVSTKVNLCKIEDIVRFLHDDYFISLNVTNFKDACMR is encoded by the exons ATGATACTCAGCTCATTTCGAATGCCTCAAAGTAAGGCAATTCATTGCTACATGTTGATGAGTTTGTGGATATTATTGATTATAGTTggtatttacaaatttttggaaacaaaaaaaagtccaCAAGAACCTGAAAACATTTTATCTACATCTTATACAAATCTAGCAATTGATgctaaaacaaaaagaatatttaaaatatgcaACTTTCCCGAGGAGATTGTAACAGGAGATGAAg gTGCAATTCGTGAAAGTAAGTGGATTCTTAAGGGATTGCTGATTCTTATTAGACATGGAGATAGGGGGCCACTCCaacatataaagaaaatatcctCAATAAATTGTGGCACTGAAAATAGTCAACTATTAAGTTCTTATAAA GCTTATTTACAAAATCAATCTTTATCTGGGAAAATATCATGGGTAGGTCAGGGTCCATTTCACGGTTTCCCTTATTTACCAATCCATCCTTCGCAGTGTCATTTGGGTCAATTAACTATGCAAG GTGTTTCCCAGCTACTTAATTTAGGCAATTTGCTTAAACAGAAATACCAAGAGGTATGGTCTAAagtaaaatcattaaaatctaGAGAAGTTGTGATATATAGTACTAAATATCGTCGCACATTTCAATCAGTCTTGGCATTTTTATTTGGACTTATACCAGTAGAAACTTTAGAGAAATTGGTCATGCACGAAAGTCAGAGTATgagtttttgttttaaagaTTGTGGTTGCCCAGTAACCGAAAAATTATACAA GAACGTCAAAAAAAGTATATCTCATCAGCTGCATTCACATCCCGCTGTAGCTGCATTAGCGGTATCAACTGGAAATtctctattttcaataaatggtGAACCAGTGACTGCTAATACAGATCCACATTTTGTAAGAGATGCTTTATTGACATTTGTTTGCCACAGAAATGGGTTTCCTTGTGATGGTCCAATTAACTGCATAAg acGTCAGAATGTTGTGGGAATTTTCGCTTATACAGATTGGGTGAATTACCAAAAATGGAGGAATGTATATTGGAAACGTTATTGCTTACTAAAATCCTACGGATTAGTTAGACATATTGTTCAACAAATGTTACAAATGGTATCAAATAGTGGACCTTATCTAGTTGTATATTCTGGTCATGATCACACATTGGAGCAACTTAGTACAGCTTTAGGCTTGCAAAACGACCCCTTTCTCTTACGATATGCAGCTAGGATAGTATTTGAGGTTTATCAACAAAATGAAGGTATCGATAATACTCAAGGTATATATTTTAGGCTTTTGAGTAATGGCAAAGATATTACTAGGCAAgttagtttttgtaaaaatattgtaaatgttAGCACAAAAGTAAATCTCTGTAAAATAGAAGATATTGTTAGATTTTTACATGATgactattttatttctttaaatgtAACAAATTTTAAAGATGCTTGCATgcgataa